Proteins found in one Paraburkholderia caballeronis genomic segment:
- a CDS encoding gamma-glutamylcyclotransferase has protein sequence MSEKAPDASGPPLPAPVNGGDDGGFGGYPPKLGESRLLTDDELGASLDCALSRWDRATDLWLFGYGSLIWNPGLPTVESVRSRVHGYHRGLYLWSRVNRGTPEQPGLVLALDRGGSCAGVAFRLAADGVMPHLEALWRREMAMGSYRPAWLPCALDDGRRVAALAFVMRRDVPSYTGKLTDDTVRTVFGCATGRYGTTLDYVRRTVEALRASGMPDRALERLLQRCCG, from the coding sequence ATGAGCGAAAAAGCCCCCGACGCCTCCGGCCCGCCGTTGCCCGCCCCGGTCAACGGCGGCGATGACGGCGGCTTCGGCGGCTACCCGCCGAAGCTCGGCGAATCGCGGCTGCTCACCGACGACGAACTCGGCGCATCGCTCGACTGCGCGCTGTCGCGCTGGGACCGCGCAACCGACCTGTGGCTGTTCGGTTACGGCTCGCTAATCTGGAATCCGGGGCTGCCGACCGTCGAGAGCGTGCGCTCGCGCGTGCATGGCTACCATCGCGGGCTGTATCTGTGGTCGCGCGTGAATCGCGGCACGCCCGAACAGCCGGGTCTCGTGCTCGCGCTCGACCGCGGCGGCTCGTGCGCCGGCGTCGCGTTCCGGCTCGCCGCGGACGGCGTGATGCCCCACCTCGAAGCACTGTGGCGGCGCGAAATGGCGATGGGCTCGTACCGGCCCGCGTGGCTGCCGTGCGCGCTGGACGACGGACGGCGCGTCGCCGCGCTCGCGTTCGTGATGCGGCGCGACGTGCCGTCGTACACCGGCAAGCTCACCGACGACACCGTGCGGACCGTGTTCGGCTGCGCGACCGGCCGCTACGGCACGACGCTCGACTACGTGCGGCGCACGGTCGAGGCGCTGCGCGCAAGCGGAATGCCGGATCGCGCGCTGGAGAGACTGTTGCAGCGGTGCTGCGGATAG
- the ybeY gene encoding rRNA maturation RNase YbeY, with protein sequence MARAPKLKLTLQFPAAKAFPQHKAALPRATVAAWLKAALFADAELTVRFVDADEGRLLNRTWRGKDYATNVLTFAYAESENDPVTGDLILCCPVVEKEAAEQGKPLGAHYAHLLVHGALHAQGYDHEVEEEAEEMESIETDILTSLGFPDPYK encoded by the coding sequence ATGGCCCGCGCCCCGAAACTGAAACTGACGCTCCAGTTCCCCGCCGCGAAGGCGTTCCCGCAACACAAGGCCGCGCTGCCGCGCGCGACGGTCGCCGCGTGGCTGAAGGCGGCCCTCTTCGCGGACGCGGAGCTGACGGTGCGCTTCGTCGACGCCGACGAAGGCCGGCTGCTGAACCGCACGTGGCGCGGCAAGGACTACGCGACCAACGTGCTGACGTTCGCGTACGCGGAAAGCGAAAACGACCCGGTGACCGGCGACCTGATCCTGTGCTGCCCGGTCGTCGAGAAGGAAGCGGCCGAGCAGGGCAAGCCGCTCGGCGCGCACTACGCGCATCTGCTCGTGCATGGCGCGCTGCATGCGCAGGGTTACGATCACGAAGTCGAAGAGGAAGCCGAGGAGATGGAGTCGATCGAGACCGACATCCTCACGTCGCTCGGTTTCCCCGACCCGTATAAATAA
- a CDS encoding PhoH family protein, whose protein sequence is MKPNQQTLEFNAPRDDNARLANLCGPLDENLRQIEQALDVTLSRRGHRISIRGRGAKTALTALENFYNKARDPLSVDDIQLALVEARHLASRASDPRPSGNGNGGDTLDPRFRGDPDHPFDEPVIEGLDPEEQGPKLYTRRADLRGRTPAQREYLKQIISHDVTFGIGPAGTGKTYLAVACAVDALERDQVKRIVLTRPAVEAGERLGFLPGDLAQKVDPYLRPLYDALYDLLGFDKTAKMFERQMIEIAPLAYMRGRTLNHAFIILDEAQNTTPEQMKMFLTRIGFGSKAVVTGDTTQVDLPRGHKSGLIEAQQVLTDVRGIALTRFTSADVVRHPLVARIVEAYDAHAKKDGGADAR, encoded by the coding sequence TTGAAGCCCAACCAGCAGACCCTGGAATTCAACGCGCCGCGCGACGACAACGCCCGCCTCGCGAACCTGTGCGGCCCGCTCGACGAAAACCTCCGGCAGATCGAACAGGCGCTCGACGTCACGCTGTCGCGCCGGGGCCATCGCATCTCCATCCGCGGCCGCGGCGCGAAAACCGCGCTCACCGCGCTCGAAAACTTCTACAACAAGGCGCGCGATCCGCTGTCGGTCGACGACATCCAGCTCGCGCTCGTCGAAGCGCGGCACCTGGCCAGCCGGGCAAGCGACCCGCGCCCGTCCGGCAACGGGAACGGCGGCGACACACTCGATCCGCGCTTTCGCGGCGACCCGGACCATCCGTTCGACGAACCGGTGATCGAAGGCCTCGACCCCGAAGAGCAAGGCCCGAAGCTGTACACGCGCCGCGCCGACCTGCGCGGGCGCACGCCCGCGCAGCGCGAATACCTGAAGCAGATCATCTCGCACGACGTGACGTTCGGCATCGGCCCGGCCGGCACCGGCAAGACCTATCTGGCGGTCGCCTGCGCGGTCGACGCGCTCGAACGCGATCAGGTGAAGCGCATCGTGCTGACGCGTCCGGCGGTCGAGGCGGGCGAACGGCTCGGCTTCCTGCCGGGCGACCTCGCGCAGAAGGTCGATCCGTATCTGCGGCCGCTGTACGACGCCCTCTACGACCTGCTCGGCTTCGACAAGACCGCGAAGATGTTCGAGCGGCAGATGATCGAAATCGCGCCGCTCGCGTACATGCGCGGCCGCACGCTGAACCACGCGTTCATCATCCTCGACGAGGCGCAGAACACGACGCCCGAGCAGATGAAGATGTTCCTCACGCGGATCGGCTTCGGCTCGAAGGCGGTCGTGACCGGCGACACCACCCAGGTGGACCTGCCGCGGGGCCACAAGAGCGGGCTGATCGAGGCGCAGCAGGTGCTCACGGACGTGCGCGGGATCGCGCTCACGCGCTTCACGAGCGCGGACGTGGTGCGGCATCCGCTCGTCGCGCGCATCGTCGAGGCCTACGACGCGCACGCGAAGAAGGACGGCGGCGCGGATGCGCGCTGA
- the miaB gene encoding tRNA (N6-isopentenyl adenosine(37)-C2)-methylthiotransferase MiaB has translation MTKKVYVKTFGCQMNEYDSDKMVDVLGAAEGLIKTNTPEDADVILFNTCSVREKAQEKVFSDLGRVRELKEANPNLLIGVGGCVASQEGASIVARAPYVDLVFGPQTLHRLPQMIDARRASGRPQVDISFPEIEKFDHLPPARVEGPSAFVSIMEGCSKYCSYCVVPYTRGEEVSRPLDDVLTEIAGLADQGVREVTLLGQNVNAYRGALTAGSHDVADFATLIEYVADIPGIERIRYTTSHPKEFTQRLIDAYAKVPKLVSHLHLPVQHGSDRVLMAMKRGYTVLEYKSVIRRLRAIRPDLSLSTDIIVGFPGETEDDFAKTMALVDEMSYDTSFSFIYSPRPGTPAANLHDDTPREVKLKRLQHLQATIEENVARISQSMVGKVERILVEGPSRKDPTELSGRTQNNRVVNFPAPVASHARLIGQMIDVKINHAYPHSLRGELVLAHDAASALAH, from the coding sequence ATGACGAAGAAAGTTTATGTAAAGACCTTTGGCTGCCAGATGAACGAGTACGACTCCGACAAGATGGTCGACGTACTCGGCGCCGCCGAAGGCCTCATCAAGACCAACACGCCCGAAGACGCGGACGTGATCCTGTTCAACACCTGCTCGGTGCGCGAAAAGGCGCAGGAAAAGGTGTTCTCCGACCTCGGCCGCGTGCGCGAGCTGAAGGAAGCGAATCCGAACCTGCTGATCGGCGTCGGCGGCTGCGTCGCGAGCCAGGAAGGCGCGTCGATCGTCGCGCGCGCGCCGTACGTCGATCTGGTGTTCGGCCCGCAGACGCTGCACCGCCTGCCGCAGATGATCGACGCGCGCCGCGCGAGCGGCCGTCCGCAGGTCGACATCTCGTTCCCGGAGATCGAGAAGTTCGACCACCTGCCGCCCGCGCGCGTCGAAGGCCCGAGCGCGTTCGTGTCGATCATGGAAGGGTGCAGCAAATACTGCAGCTACTGCGTGGTGCCGTACACGCGCGGCGAGGAAGTGTCGCGCCCGCTCGACGACGTGCTGACCGAAATCGCCGGCCTCGCGGACCAGGGCGTGCGCGAAGTGACGCTGCTCGGCCAGAACGTGAACGCCTATCGTGGCGCGCTGACGGCCGGCTCGCACGACGTCGCCGACTTCGCGACGCTGATCGAATACGTTGCCGACATTCCCGGCATCGAGCGGATCCGCTATACGACGTCGCATCCGAAGGAGTTCACGCAACGGCTGATCGACGCGTACGCGAAGGTGCCGAAGCTGGTCAGCCATCTGCACCTGCCGGTCCAGCACGGCTCCGACCGCGTGCTGATGGCGATGAAGCGCGGCTACACGGTGCTCGAATACAAGTCGGTGATTCGCCGGCTGCGCGCGATCCGTCCGGACCTGTCGCTGTCGACCGACATCATCGTGGGTTTCCCCGGCGAGACCGAGGACGACTTCGCGAAGACGATGGCGCTCGTCGACGAGATGAGCTACGACACGAGTTTCTCGTTCATCTACAGCCCGCGTCCCGGCACGCCGGCCGCGAACCTGCACGACGACACGCCGCGCGAAGTGAAGCTCAAACGCCTGCAGCATCTGCAGGCGACGATCGAGGAAAACGTCGCGCGCATCAGCCAGTCGATGGTCGGCAAGGTCGAGCGGATTCTGGTCGAAGGTCCGTCGCGCAAGGACCCGACCGAACTGTCCGGCCGCACCCAGAACAACCGCGTCGTGAATTTCCCGGCGCCGGTCGCATCACACGCGCGTCTGATCGGCCAGATGATCGACGTGAAGATCAATCACGCGTACCCGCACTCGCTGCGCGGCGAACTGGTGCTCGCGCACGACGCCGCGTCCGCGCTCGCGCACTGA
- a CDS encoding helix-turn-helix domain-containing protein, with translation MHLPLTLVRDAEAGDGAHGARAEGPFDSLENLVGVNLARLRAERQLSLDALARASGVSRAMLAQVESARSVPSIKVLCKVAAALKVSVSAFLRRHAVNGFEHLPADRAKRVVSADGRYSARALYPDSEPASAEFHELRIAPLHTEHGARRAPGTTMNLVVSEGTLEVSVHDQRQLLATGDAIVFDADQPHSLRNPGDTEARVFRVTVNAETPPRWDVQPDASRSVQ, from the coding sequence ATGCATCTACCCCTTACGCTCGTCCGCGACGCGGAAGCCGGCGACGGCGCCCACGGCGCGCGCGCCGAAGGCCCGTTCGATTCGCTCGAAAACCTGGTCGGCGTGAACCTCGCGCGGTTGCGCGCCGAACGTCAACTGTCGCTCGACGCGCTCGCTCGCGCGTCCGGCGTGTCCCGCGCGATGCTCGCGCAGGTCGAGTCCGCGCGCAGCGTTCCGTCGATCAAGGTGCTGTGCAAGGTCGCGGCCGCGCTGAAGGTGTCGGTGTCCGCGTTCCTGCGGCGTCACGCGGTCAACGGCTTCGAGCATCTGCCGGCGGATCGCGCGAAGCGCGTCGTCAGCGCGGACGGACGCTACTCGGCGCGTGCGCTGTATCCGGACAGCGAGCCGGCGAGCGCCGAATTCCACGAACTGCGGATCGCGCCGCTGCACACCGAGCATGGCGCGCGCCGCGCGCCGGGCACGACGATGAATCTCGTCGTCAGCGAAGGGACGCTTGAAGTCAGCGTGCACGATCAGCGCCAGTTGCTCGCGACCGGCGACGCGATCGTGTTCGACGCGGACCAGCCGCACAGCCTGCGCAATCCCGGCGATACCGAAGCGCGCGTGTTCCGCGTGACGGTGAACGCCGAGACGCCGCCGCGCTGGGACGTGCAGCCGGATGCGTCGCGGTCGGTGCAGTAA
- the ribB gene encoding 3,4-dihydroxy-2-butanone-4-phosphate synthase — translation MSFTASSAFSSDAGHPSDASADLPLLDTEPVPPRIAAALQAMREGRPVVLQDDHDREDEADLIVAAERLTTGTMALFIRECSGIVCLCLSDEKVRALELPPMVPHNESRNRTAFTVSIEARDGVSTGVSAADRVTTIRAAIAPDAKPSDIVRPGHVFPLRAAPGGVLARRGHTEGTVDLAVLAGLAPAGVLCELMNPDGTMARGAQVERFAAEHNLPMLTIAELVEFRQSLAATRECCADEA, via the coding sequence ATGTCCTTCACCGCCAGTTCCGCTTTTTCCTCCGACGCCGGACATCCGTCCGACGCCTCCGCCGATCTCCCGCTGCTCGACACCGAACCGGTGCCGCCGCGCATCGCCGCCGCGTTGCAGGCCATGCGCGAAGGCCGCCCGGTCGTGCTGCAGGACGACCACGACCGCGAGGACGAGGCCGATCTGATCGTCGCCGCCGAGCGCCTCACGACGGGGACGATGGCGCTCTTCATCCGCGAATGCAGCGGCATCGTGTGCCTGTGCCTGTCCGACGAGAAGGTGCGCGCGCTCGAACTGCCGCCGATGGTCCCGCACAACGAAAGCCGCAACCGCACCGCGTTCACGGTGTCGATCGAGGCGCGCGACGGCGTGAGCACCGGCGTGTCGGCGGCCGACCGCGTGACGACGATCCGCGCGGCGATCGCGCCGGATGCGAAGCCGTCCGACATCGTGCGTCCCGGCCACGTGTTCCCGCTGCGCGCGGCGCCGGGCGGCGTGCTCGCGCGGCGCGGCCATACCGAGGGGACCGTCGACCTGGCGGTGCTCGCGGGTCTCGCGCCGGCCGGCGTGCTGTGCGAACTGATGAACCCGGATGGCACGATGGCGCGCGGCGCGCAGGTCGAGCGTTTCGCGGCCGAGCATAACCTGCCGATGCTGACGATCGCGGAACTGGTCGAGTTCCGGCAGTCGCTCGCGGCGACGCGCGAGTGCTGCGCGGACGAGGCTTGA
- a CDS encoding HAD family hydrolase, translating into MIDHLICDCDGVLVDSEVVADRVLFDTLSQTFPGIDFRASVKTAFGQQTSRFLADLAARFDLAMPADFLDTIEHNIDVALAESVSPIIGVRDALKRIGLPAAVVSNSRMARVSASVRRAGLDTIFGPRVFSAEQVERPKPFPDVYLYAARQLGVEPARCLVVEDSVSGLNAARAAGMMTVAFVGASHIPAGYANVLTEMGITRIFDRMEQLPALVDAALRGEFGDVQS; encoded by the coding sequence ATGATCGACCATCTCATCTGCGACTGCGACGGCGTGCTCGTCGACAGCGAAGTCGTCGCCGATCGCGTGTTGTTCGACACGCTCAGCCAGACGTTCCCCGGCATCGACTTCCGCGCGTCCGTCAAGACGGCGTTCGGCCAGCAGACGTCGCGTTTCCTCGCGGACCTTGCCGCCCGCTTCGATCTCGCGATGCCCGCCGACTTCCTCGACACGATCGAGCACAACATCGACGTCGCGCTCGCGGAATCGGTGAGCCCGATCATCGGCGTGCGCGATGCGCTGAAGCGCATCGGGCTGCCGGCCGCGGTCGTGTCGAACAGCCGGATGGCCCGCGTCAGCGCGTCGGTGCGGCGCGCGGGGCTGGACACGATCTTCGGGCCGCGCGTGTTCAGCGCGGAGCAGGTCGAACGGCCGAAGCCGTTCCCGGACGTCTATCTGTACGCCGCGCGGCAGCTCGGCGTGGAGCCGGCGCGCTGCCTCGTCGTCGAGGACAGCGTGTCGGGCCTGAACGCCGCGCGCGCGGCGGGGATGATGACGGTCGCGTTCGTCGGCGCGAGCCACATCCCGGCCGGCTACGCGAACGTGCTGACGGAGATGGGGATCACGCGGATCTTCGACCGGATGGAGCAACTGCCGGCATTGGTGGACGCGGCGCTGCGGGGGGAGTTCGGCGACGTGCAGTCGTAA
- the glpK gene encoding glycerol kinase GlpK has product MQDQYILALDQGTTSSRAMLFDRRGNVVANAQKEFRQIYPHPGWVEHDPQDIWSTQAGVAAEAVTHAGVAGSSIAAIGITNQRETTIVWDRDTGQPIYNAIVWQDRRTASFCDDLKARGFEATVRAKTGLPIDSYFSATKIRWILDHVDGAREKARAGRLAFGTVDSWLVWNFTRRALHVTDATNASRTMLFNIHTLQWDDELLALFDIPRSMLPTVRSSSEVYGAAQTAVFAPDIPLAGIAGDQHAALFGQMCVRPGMVKNTYGTGCFLVMNTGTQPIESSRNLVTTLAWQIGGETHYALEGSIFIAGAVVQWLRDGLGIIRRASDIEALAASVADADGVYLVPAFAGLGAPHWNARARGTLFGVTRGTQAAHIARAALDSIAYQSLDVLDAMRADAGIRIDELRVDGGACVNDLLMQFQADILGVDVARPRVSETTALGAAYLAGLAVGFWRDVDELQQQWKLDRSFSPKLPRDDVAHSIAGWQRAVRAAKAWADDGDDGA; this is encoded by the coding sequence ATGCAGGACCAGTACATACTCGCGCTCGACCAGGGCACCACCAGCTCGCGGGCGATGCTGTTCGACCGCCGGGGCAACGTCGTCGCGAACGCGCAGAAGGAGTTCCGGCAGATCTATCCGCACCCCGGCTGGGTCGAGCACGACCCGCAGGACATCTGGTCCACCCAGGCCGGCGTCGCCGCCGAGGCGGTCACGCACGCGGGCGTCGCCGGCTCGTCGATCGCCGCGATCGGCATCACGAACCAGCGCGAGACGACGATCGTCTGGGACCGCGACACCGGCCAGCCGATCTACAACGCGATCGTATGGCAGGACCGCCGCACCGCGTCGTTCTGCGACGACCTGAAGGCGCGCGGTTTCGAGGCGACCGTACGTGCGAAGACCGGCCTGCCGATCGACTCGTACTTCTCCGCGACGAAGATCCGCTGGATTCTCGATCACGTCGACGGCGCGCGCGAGAAGGCGCGCGCGGGGCGGCTCGCGTTCGGCACGGTCGACAGCTGGCTCGTGTGGAATTTCACGCGGCGCGCGCTGCACGTGACCGACGCGACGAACGCGTCGCGCACGATGCTGTTCAACATCCACACGCTGCAATGGGACGACGAACTGCTTGCGCTGTTCGACATTCCGCGCAGCATGCTGCCGACGGTCCGCTCGTCGTCGGAGGTCTACGGAGCGGCGCAAACTGCGGTATTCGCGCCGGACATTCCGCTCGCGGGCATCGCCGGCGACCAGCACGCGGCGCTATTCGGCCAGATGTGCGTGCGGCCGGGCATGGTGAAGAACACCTACGGCACCGGCTGCTTCCTCGTGATGAACACCGGCACGCAGCCGATCGAATCGAGCCGCAATCTCGTGACGACGCTCGCGTGGCAGATCGGCGGCGAGACTCACTACGCGCTCGAAGGCAGCATCTTCATCGCGGGCGCCGTGGTGCAGTGGCTACGCGACGGGCTCGGCATCATTCGCCGCGCGTCGGACATCGAGGCGCTCGCAGCGAGTGTCGCGGACGCGGACGGCGTGTACCTGGTGCCCGCGTTCGCGGGACTCGGCGCGCCGCACTGGAACGCGCGGGCGCGCGGCACGCTGTTCGGCGTCACGCGCGGCACGCAGGCCGCGCACATCGCGCGCGCGGCGCTCGATTCGATCGCGTACCAGTCGCTCGACGTGCTCGACGCGATGCGGGCCGACGCGGGCATCCGGATCGACGAACTGCGCGTCGACGGCGGCGCGTGCGTAAACGACCTGCTGATGCAGTTTCAGGCGGACATCCTCGGCGTCGACGTCGCGCGGCCGCGCGTCAGCGAGACGACCGCGCTCGGCGCCGCGTATCTGGCGGGCCTCGCGGTCGGGTTCTGGCGCGACGTCGACGAACTCCAGCAGCAATGGAAGCTGGATCGAAGCTTCTCGCCGAAGCTCCCGCGCGACGACGTCGCGCACAGCATCGCGGGCTGGCAGCGCGCGGTGCGCGCCGCGAAGGCATGGGCCGATGATGGCGACGACGGGGCGTGA